The following proteins come from a genomic window of Bactrocera dorsalis isolate Fly_Bdor chromosome 6, ASM2337382v1, whole genome shotgun sequence:
- the LOC125779330 gene encoding uncharacterized protein LOC125779330, with product MHIFCKYFARHAIDSMVESESALLLKYKQKRKESFARKKKWLLPEILKKRTIVKSQNFFKTISFYPPDIYLSHFRMSRETFAELKSALEPFWITSRGEYSMDQALHITLWKLSNSRVTYRELSDKFDVSKGSAHKIFLKTINAICKLKHEICWPSISQQQTIMERFQASWPNAFPFVVGCLDGTHFKINTPKKDAISYYDRKGNYSIIMQGICDSIFRFLDVFIGYPGSCHDSNVWKNSPIYKGITSGDIQLAKDAIILADSAYPLSKYLIAPYRDNGHLLREEKQFNYYLSSTGVFIEQAFGILRGKFKILNHNDIQNMEEVSKVVLACVIFHNLIMRNNFNDSEINYPLENFEIFNENDAEMHENINDTNEGIIKRNNLKMLFVS from the exons atgcatatattttgcaaatattttgcgcGGCATGCAA tTGATAGCATGGTGGAGAGTGAGAGTGCTTTACTTttgaaatacaaacaaaaaaggaaagaaagttTTGCGCGTAAAAAGAAATGGCTTTTgcctgaaattttaaaaaagaggACGATAGTGAAATCGCAAAACTTCTTCAAGACAATTTCATTTTATCCTCCGGACATATATTTGTCACATTTTCGGATGTCTCGTGAAACATTTGCG GAATTAAAGAGCGCCTTGGAGCCTTTTTGGATAACGTCACGAGGGGAATATTCAATGGATCAGGCCTTGCATATTACCTTGTGGAAGCTTAGTAACAGCAGAGTCACTTATCGTGAATTATCAGATAAATTTGATGTTTCAAAAGGGAGTGCccacaaaatttttcttaaaacgaTCAATGCAATTTGTAAGTTGAAGCATGAAATATGTTGGCCATCAATTTCCCAACAGCAAACAATAATGGAGCGTTTCCAAGCGAGCTGGCCGAATGCATTTCCTTTCGTAGTCGGCTGTTTGGATGggacacattttaaaataaacacacCGAAGAAGGATGCAATTAGCTACTATGACCGAAAGGGGAACTATTCCATTATTAtgcag GGCATATGCGACAGCATATTTCGTTTCTTGGATGTTTTTATCGGCTACCCAGGGAGCTGCCATGACTCCAACGTATGGAAAAATAGTCCGATATACAAAGGAATTACGTCTGGAGACATACAACTTGCAAAAGATGCTATAATTTTAGCTGACTCAGCTTATcctctttcaaaatatttgatcgCGCCTTATAGAGATAATGGACATCTGTTGAGAGAGgagaaacaatttaattattatttaagttcAACTGGGGTATTCATTGAACAAGCTTTTGGGATTTTGAGGggaaagttcaaaattttaaatcataatgATATTCAAAATATGGAAGAGGTATCAAAAGTAGTATTAGCTTgtgtaatttttcataatttaataatgcggaacaattttaatgattctGAAATCAATTATCCAttggaaaatttcgaaatatttaatgaaaacgaTGCTGAAATGCATGAAAACATAAATGATACTAACGAAGGTATTatcaaaagaaataatttaaaaatgttgtttgtttcttaa